The Deinococcus sp. AJ005 genome includes a window with the following:
- a CDS encoding carbohydrate ABC transporter permease: MTTAVRPTTTTASPPAPKRGFKLTPAALIWPAMLYLILTTQVPFFMTIYYSFFNYNLVIPDNRPFIGFGNYATLLTNPQNLQVVLNTVILAGGTLILTLFIGGAMAMLLNRNFPGRGLLRTLMISSFLVMPIVTAVVWKNMLLNPVFGFFSWVVASLGGQPVDWLAQFPMASVIAMITWEWTPFAMLILLTGLQSLPDDQLEAARLDGASPLQEFQHIVMPHWTQAIQVVVLMETIALLQVYGEIYGSTSGGPGLATTNLPYFIYQKAFAEYNIGLASAAGVITVILTNILAVYLLRMINRTNQTNKGG; encoded by the coding sequence ATGACCACCGCCGTCCGTCCAACCACCACCACGGCCAGTCCGCCTGCCCCCAAACGCGGCTTCAAGCTGACCCCCGCCGCGCTGATCTGGCCCGCCATGCTGTACCTGATCCTGACCACCCAGGTGCCGTTTTTCATGACGATTTACTACTCGTTTTTCAACTACAACCTGGTCATTCCCGACAACCGGCCCTTTATCGGCTTCGGCAACTACGCCACGCTGCTGACCAACCCGCAGAACCTGCAAGTCGTGCTGAACACCGTCATTCTGGCGGGCGGTACGTTGATCCTGACCCTGTTCATCGGCGGCGCGATGGCCATGCTCCTCAACCGCAACTTTCCGGGGCGCGGGCTGCTGCGCACGCTGATGATCAGCTCGTTTCTGGTCATGCCCATCGTCACGGCGGTGGTCTGGAAGAACATGCTGCTCAACCCGGTGTTCGGCTTCTTCTCGTGGGTGGTGGCCTCGCTGGGCGGACAGCCGGTGGACTGGCTGGCGCAGTTTCCGATGGCCAGCGTGATCGCCATGATCACCTGGGAATGGACCCCCTTTGCCATGCTGATCCTGCTGACCGGCCTGCAAAGCCTGCCCGACGATCAGCTGGAAGCTGCCCGCCTGGACGGGGCCAGCCCTTTGCAGGAATTCCAGCACATCGTGATGCCGCACTGGACCCAGGCCATTCAGGTGGTGGTGCTGATGGAGACCATCGCGCTGCTCCAGGTCTACGGCGAGATTTACGGCTCGACTTCCGGGGGGCCGGGACTGGCCACCACAAATTTGCCGTACTTCATCTATCAGAAAGCCTTTGCCGAGTACAACATCGGTCTGGCCAGCGCGGCAGGCGTGATCACCGTGATCCTCACCAACATCCTGGCGGTCTACCTGCTGCGGATGATCAACCGCACCAACCAGACCAACAAGGGAGGATGA
- a CDS encoding carbohydrate ABC transporter permease, whose translation MTTIPSNSMPVKRDKNRIKVRNTVLTVITYLIAIAFLFPLVWMFLAAFKTEAEAFASPPVFAFTPILENFKAALPSYFPALKNSLIAAIGSTLLAFVLGLPAAFALAVYPTTRAQGTLTWMLSTKMMPAVGVIVPLFLLFRNLHLLDTLPGLILMYTTMNLPLVVWMMHSYMTEIPFAIYEAAKVDGASVAQEFFGIALPLSTPGMAATALLAVIFAWNEVFFAVNLTSSDAAPLSVFISSFKTSMGLFWAQMSAAAALTVLPVLIFGWVAQRQLVRGLSFGAVK comes from the coding sequence ATGACGACCATACCCAGCAACTCCATGCCAGTCAAACGCGACAAGAACCGGATCAAGGTCCGCAACACCGTGCTGACCGTTATCACTTACCTGATTGCCATCGCCTTCCTGTTTCCGCTGGTGTGGATGTTCCTGGCCGCCTTCAAGACCGAGGCGGAGGCCTTTGCCAGCCCGCCCGTCTTTGCCTTCACCCCGATCCTGGAGAACTTCAAGGCGGCGCTGCCCAGTTACTTTCCGGCGCTGAAGAACAGCCTGATCGCGGCCATCGGCAGCACGCTGCTGGCCTTTGTGCTGGGGCTGCCCGCCGCCTTTGCGCTGGCGGTGTATCCCACCACCCGCGCGCAGGGCACACTGACCTGGATGCTGTCCACCAAGATGATGCCCGCCGTGGGCGTGATCGTGCCCCTGTTCCTGCTGTTCCGCAACCTGCACCTGCTGGACACCCTGCCGGGATTGATCCTGATGTACACCACCATGAACCTGCCGCTGGTGGTCTGGATGATGCACAGCTACATGACCGAGATTCCGTTCGCCATCTACGAGGCTGCCAAGGTGGACGGCGCGTCGGTGGCACAGGAATTCTTCGGGATCGCGCTGCCGCTGTCCACGCCAGGGATGGCCGCTACTGCGCTGCTGGCGGTGATCTTCGCGTGGAACGAGGTCTTCTTTGCGGTGAACCTGACCAGTTCGGACGCCGCGCCGCTGAGCGTATTCATCAGTTCATTCAAGACCAGTATGGGCCTGTTCTGGGCGCAGATGAGCGCCGCCGCCGCGCTGACCGTGCTGCCGGTACTGATCTTCGGCTGGGTGGCCCAGCGCCAACTGGTGCGCGGCCTGAGCTTCGGTGCAGTGAAGTAA
- a CDS encoding nucleoside/nucleotide kinase family protein: protein MPPRPNPQLALPETAQTSLQDLTARVRAMIVPGERRILGIVGAPGAGKSTLCTALAEALGDAAALVGMDGFHLANAELERLGRRDRKGAPDTFDAGGYAALLERLRAEKDQTVYAPTFDRHLEESIGSAVAVPAGTPLILTEGNYLLLEGGQWGRVRPALDAVWFLDLPETVRLSRLVARHVAFGKASDEAARWVDSVDGPNAALIHSTRDRADLIVQLVE, encoded by the coding sequence ATGCCCCCACGTCCCAATCCACAACTGGCCCTACCCGAAACCGCTCAGACCTCCCTGCAAGATTTGACAGCGCGGGTACGGGCCATGATCGTTCCCGGCGAGCGGCGCATTCTGGGCATCGTGGGCGCACCGGGGGCGGGCAAATCCACCCTCTGCACGGCGCTGGCTGAAGCTTTGGGAGATGCGGCGGCGCTGGTGGGCATGGACGGCTTTCATCTGGCGAATGCAGAACTGGAGCGGCTGGGCCGACGGGACCGCAAGGGCGCACCCGACACCTTCGACGCAGGCGGCTACGCGGCGCTGCTTGAACGGCTGCGCGCCGAGAAAGACCAGACGGTGTATGCCCCCACCTTTGACCGCCACCTCGAAGAATCCATCGGCAGCGCTGTTGCTGTTCCTGCAGGCACGCCCCTGATTCTGACCGAGGGCAACTACCTGTTGCTTGAAGGTGGGCAGTGGGGCCGGGTCAGACCTGCGCTGGATGCAGTCTGGTTTCTGGACCTGCCCGAAACCGTGCGCCTCTCGCGTCTGGTTGCGCGTCACGTCGCTTTCGGCAAAGCTTCTGACGAGGCAGCAAGGTGGGTGGATTCGGTAGACGGGCCGAACGCCGCCCTCATTCACTCCACCCGTGACCGCGCCGATCTGATCGTGCAACTCGTCGAATGA
- a CDS encoding mannitol dehydrogenase family protein, with amino-acid sequence MTQLNLNNLDQLDPSVAVPEYDPRTLRTGIVHFGVGGFHRSHEAMYLDRVLNAGDHADWGICGVGVLPGDTKMREVLEAQDHLYTLVTKSPAGDVDTRVIGSVHDFLFAPDDPEKVIEKLADPATRIVSLTVTEGGYSLNNATGEFDPTGADIAHDLQAGAVPRTVFGLITEGLRRRHERGIPPFTVMSCDNIQGNGHVTQKVLSAFARLKNPDLGDWIAREVAFPNSMVDRITPMTTDRDRKELSAQSGIEDGWPVVGESFTQWVLEDHFTLGRPPLETVGVQVVRDVEPYELMKLRLLNAAHQAMGYLGLLAGYTYAHEVCRQPAFVEFLLGYMAREGAPTLKPVPGMDLNAYQHQLIERFASTAIQDTLARLIFDGSERIPKFLLPVVRDQLAGEAKISHAALVVASWAAYLEAVDADGPVPPLQDQRGPALLEAVRREATQPGAFLQLRELFGDLGDDARFKAAYLAARKSLRQLGPVGAIEALLQASRPDDTSPSPAGHRS; translated from the coding sequence ATGACCCAGCTCAACCTGAACAATCTCGATCAGCTCGACCCCAGCGTGGCTGTTCCTGAGTACGATCCGCGCACCCTCCGCACTGGCATCGTGCATTTCGGCGTCGGCGGCTTCCACCGCTCGCACGAGGCGATGTATCTGGACCGGGTTTTGAATGCAGGGGATCATGCCGACTGGGGCATCTGCGGCGTGGGTGTGCTGCCCGGAGACACGAAGATGCGCGAGGTGCTGGAGGCGCAAGATCACCTGTACACCCTGGTGACCAAATCACCAGCAGGCGACGTGGACACGCGGGTGATTGGCTCGGTCCATGACTTTTTGTTTGCCCCCGACGATCCCGAAAAGGTGATCGAGAAACTGGCCGATCCCGCCACCCGCATCGTCTCGCTGACTGTCACTGAGGGCGGTTACAGCCTGAACAACGCGACGGGCGAGTTCGATCCCACGGGTGCGGACATCGCCCATGATCTGCAAGCAGGCGCAGTGCCCAGAACGGTGTTCGGTCTGATCACCGAGGGCCTGCGCCGCCGCCACGAACGCGGAATCCCGCCCTTCACCGTGATGTCCTGCGACAACATCCAGGGCAACGGCCACGTGACCCAGAAGGTCCTGAGTGCCTTCGCGCGCCTCAAGAACCCCGATCTGGGCGATTGGATTGCCCGCGAAGTTGCCTTTCCCAATTCGATGGTGGACCGCATCACCCCCATGACCACGGACCGGGACCGCAAGGAACTGTCCGCACAGTCGGGCATCGAGGACGGCTGGCCGGTGGTGGGAGAGAGCTTTACCCAGTGGGTTCTGGAAGACCATTTCACGCTGGGACGACCCCCGCTGGAAACGGTGGGCGTGCAGGTGGTTCGTGACGTGGAACCCTATGAGCTGATGAAACTGCGGCTGCTGAACGCCGCGCATCAGGCGATGGGCTATCTGGGCCTGCTGGCCGGATACACCTACGCCCACGAGGTTTGCCGCCAGCCCGCTTTTGTAGAGTTCCTGCTGGGCTACATGGCCCGCGAGGGTGCGCCGACACTCAAGCCCGTGCCCGGCATGGACCTGAATGCCTACCAGCATCAGTTGATCGAGCGTTTTGCCAGCACGGCCATTCAGGACACGCTGGCCCGCCTGATCTTCGACGGCTCCGAGCGCATTCCCAAATTCCTGCTGCCAGTGGTGCGCGATCAACTGGCGGGGGAGGCAAAGATCAGCCACGCTGCGCTGGTGGTGGCGTCGTGGGCGGCGTATCTGGAGGCGGTGGACGCGGACGGTCCCGTGCCGCCACTCCAGGATCAGCGCGGGCCAGCGCTGCTTGAGGCCGTGCGCCGCGAGGCCACGCAGCCCGGCGCGTTCCTGCAACTCAGGGAACTGTTCGGCGATCTGGGAGATGATGCGCGCTTCAAAGCGGCCTATCTGGCAGCCCGCAAAAGTCTGCGCCAGCTTGGCCCTGTCGGCGCAATTGAGGCGCTACTGCAAGCGTCCCGCCCGGACGATACGTCGCCGTCCCCTGCTGGACACCGTTCTTGA
- a CDS encoding NAD(P)-dependent alcohol dehydrogenase codes for MTSIDHPPISPETQTSRTSVLHGIRDLKWETREVPAPGPREVRVRVRRIGVCGSDVHYYTHGRIGPFVVEAPLVLGHEVMGVVEALGEDVTGLRVGDRVALEPGYPCRRCAYCKRGEYNLCPHMTFMATPPVNGALGEYVTWPDDFAFKLPDSISDDAGALLEPLAVGIWAARKGSVGPGDSVAVFGAGPIGCTTIQAAKAAGATTIIAVDLEDFRLGLARKVGATHTINARNEDVLAVIRELTKGDLPLSHAGVDVSFETAGSLPTTRMTLAAPRPGGRAVLVGLPPDPEVSLDIVSAASREVTLRGVFRYANCYPAAIALVASGAIDLDALVTHRYTFDQTPEAFEFADHEKKASMKVMIDVS; via the coding sequence ATGACTTCCATTGACCATCCCCCCATCAGTCCCGAAACGCAGACTTCCCGCACCAGCGTGCTGCACGGCATCCGCGATCTGAAATGGGAAACGCGCGAGGTGCCCGCCCCCGGCCCGCGCGAGGTGCGCGTGCGCGTGAGGCGCATCGGCGTGTGCGGCAGCGACGTGCATTACTACACACACGGGCGTATCGGCCCCTTCGTGGTGGAGGCCCCGCTGGTGCTGGGCCACGAGGTCATGGGCGTAGTAGAGGCGCTGGGCGAGGACGTGACGGGTTTACGGGTGGGGGACCGGGTGGCGCTGGAGCCGGGCTACCCGTGCCGCCGCTGCGCGTACTGCAAGCGCGGCGAGTACAACCTTTGCCCGCATATGACTTTCATGGCCACGCCCCCGGTCAATGGCGCGCTGGGCGAGTATGTGACCTGGCCCGACGACTTCGCCTTCAAGCTGCCCGACAGCATCAGTGACGACGCGGGTGCGCTTCTGGAACCGCTGGCGGTGGGCATCTGGGCCGCCCGCAAAGGCAGCGTGGGGCCAGGGGACAGCGTGGCGGTGTTCGGTGCGGGTCCGATTGGCTGCACCACCATTCAGGCGGCCAAAGCGGCGGGAGCCACCACCATCATTGCCGTCGATCTGGAGGACTTCCGGCTTGGTCTGGCGCGCAAGGTGGGGGCCACGCACACCATCAACGCCCGCAATGAGGACGTGCTGGCCGTGATCCGCGAGCTGACGAAAGGCGATTTACCCCTGTCTCATGCGGGGGTGGACGTGTCCTTCGAGACGGCGGGCAGCCTGCCCACCACGCGCATGACACTGGCCGCGCCGCGCCCCGGTGGCCGGGCGGTGCTGGTGGGTCTGCCGCCGGACCCCGAGGTCAGCCTGGATATCGTCTCGGCGGCCAGCCGCGAGGTCACGCTGCGTGGAGTGTTCCGCTACGCCAACTGCTACCCGGCGGCCATCGCGCTGGTGGCCAGCGGCGCAATCGATCTGGACGCACTGGTCACGCACCGGTACACCTTCGATCAGACGCCTGAAGCCTTCGAGTTCGCAGACCACGAGAAAAAGGCCAGCATGAAAGTAATGATTGACGTGAGCTGA
- a CDS encoding transposase, with amino-acid sequence MRLGLLEQHRRGRLLYFLIDPDIPPTDNAAERALRSVMMARKVSQ; translated from the coding sequence TTGCGACTGGGCCTGCTAGAGCAGCACCGTCGAGGTCGTCTGTTGTATTTCCTGATTGACCCTGACATTCCACCCACCGACAACGCCGCAGAGCGTGCCCTGCGGAGCGTAATGATGGCGAGGAAAGTCTCTCAGTGA
- a CDS encoding IS4 family transposase, translating into MIMAQSVNHRDLAPHLPGTSSPEAKKRRVERAVHDEQLTAQVFLALLLVHLPPGKILMSVDRTTWEHGDSPLNLLVLGAVVHGFTIPLVWVALEHTGNSDTRARMWLVLRLLEALPARRWKGLVADREFIGAEWFRFLRRKGIRRAIRIRKDSVLDELSADEWFRELQPGQFRMIAERTEVFGEPMRVMATRSPVGDLVIIATDFHVWETWQLYKLRWTIESTFGSQKSRGFDLERTGVTDPTRLERLFSLVTLAWLACLRVGVWRHEAKPIRVLAHGRKAMSLVRYGSEELRHVLRWIPERIGEILRVLIRPFPTLGQPQTEVVSY; encoded by the coding sequence ATGATCATGGCCCAGAGCGTCAACCACCGCGATCTGGCTCCTCATTTGCCCGGCACCAGTTCTCCTGAAGCCAAGAAGCGGCGCGTGGAACGCGCCGTCCACGATGAGCAACTCACGGCTCAGGTCTTCCTGGCCCTGCTCTTGGTCCACCTTCCCCCGGGCAAGATCCTGATGAGCGTGGACCGCACGACCTGGGAACACGGGGATTCGCCGCTCAACCTGTTGGTCCTGGGTGCGGTGGTCCACGGCTTTACCATTCCGCTCGTGTGGGTGGCCCTGGAGCACACAGGCAACAGCGACACCCGGGCACGCATGTGGCTGGTGTTACGACTGCTGGAGGCCCTTCCAGCGCGACGCTGGAAGGGCCTGGTGGCGGACCGGGAGTTCATCGGGGCCGAGTGGTTCCGCTTTCTCCGCCGGAAAGGGATTCGCCGGGCCATTCGGATTCGGAAGGACAGCGTGCTGGACGAATTATCAGCGGACGAGTGGTTCCGGGAGCTGCAACCCGGTCAGTTTCGGATGATTGCCGAGCGGACTGAAGTTTTTGGGGAACCCATGCGGGTGATGGCCACCAGGTCACCCGTGGGTGACCTGGTGATCATCGCGACGGACTTTCACGTATGGGAAACGTGGCAACTGTACAAGCTTCGCTGGACCATTGAGTCCACGTTTGGCTCGCAAAAGTCGCGTGGCTTCGATTTGGAGCGGACCGGAGTCACGGACCCCACACGGTTGGAGCGACTGTTCAGTCTGGTGACCCTGGCGTGGTTGGCCTGCCTGCGGGTGGGGGTCTGGCGGCATGAGGCGAAACCGATCCGGGTGCTGGCCCATGGCCGCAAGGCCATGAGCCTGGTGCGCTACGGCTCGGAAGAACTACGCCACGTGCTGCGGTGGATTCCCGAAAGAATCGGCGAGATTCTCCGCGTCTTGATACGCCCTTTTCCCACACTGGGACAGCCGCAAACTGAAGTTGTCAGCTACTGA